GGTGAGTTCTTGTCTCAAGTTCAAGTGGTTTGTTATATGCTACCCACAAGGGTAGCGTCTCTTATTCACCCGGTACATGAAACGTGTGTTGTGTGATGAATCATGATCACTTATCTATACGTCATGGTTCGATAAGTCACTATAATTTATTCACTCAGCATAAATGTTATGTGTTGTATAGATAAGGGTACTACCCATGTAGATAGTATCAACAAAACCGAAATTCAATATGGAAGATACAATTTCACAAATTAGATACTAgtctaattttaaaaaattaatcgtCAATAACTTGACAAATATAAACACCATTTTATGTATTTAActaaagttttaataaaaccatAATGCATTAatacaaaattaaattaatgtATGTAAATTTGTGACTTTGCATCTTGAATAAGTTAGGCATTCAAATATAGTAATTAATAGGAGCCAAACAATTCACTGTTCTTAAATTAATCAAACCGAGCATTCGGTTTTATTACATTGCTAACTCAACTCAAAATTTGTCACGtcttattaattaattcaagGGCTTCAAACATATTTGAACCCCATACTTAGGCTTAATTGTGAGGACGATTATCGGGGCGTGACGATAATTTTCCGAGAGAGTAAAGCTGAATCTTGATATCAACATGGATAATATGATCTTGGCTTCCATCAAAGCAAACGATTGGCCTACACAATTTCTTGGACCAGTAGCGAAAGGGATGAAATGTCGACCCGGCGAGTATGATTTCGAAGCGAATCGACTAGGGTTGAACTCATTAACATCCTTGCCCCATATTTCTTCATTGTGATGTATGGCTAAAACCGGGATCCATATCGAAAGACCCTTTGGAATGAACAGTTCACCTAATTTTATGTCTTCAAACGCCATTCGAGGCAGAACAGATGCAGGTGGATATAACCTGAGGGATTCATTGATCACCATGCCTAACTGCAAAAGGATATATTTCTAAATAATTTCTTGTTTTGATCCACACAAAACAATTAATCGGAAAAACCCACAAAAAGAGCAGcaaaaattacaaaattcgTTCGCAAAACACATCAACGTCATGTCAGCAAAAtgtcatgttattgatatcatattttctaaaaataaaaatcaatttattGGACTTGGACCAAACTTGGACGAAGACGGCAATTTAGAGACCaaacaaaaattattattgatgatcTTACCAAAGTGAGCTTTGACAGCTGATCGACAGAGGGTTCGCCGCCATTGGTGCAAACTTGCTTCACTTCCTCTCGCActttttcttgccaaagagggtTACTAGCCAGCAACATAACAGTCCAAGTCAATAGAAGAGCTGTGGTTTCATGTCCAGCAAAGAAGAAAGTCTTGCATTCGTCCATTATTAACTGTAAATTTAAGCTGAATTTATTGGATTCTCGTTTCTTCTTCATTTCACTCAGCAACATCCCAACTAAATCGTTCCCATATGATTCGCTTCTTCCGATTTCGACGCAGTCCTTTCGGCTTTGTATGATTTCCATTAACAGTGTTTCCACTTCCATTTTCAGGGATTTTATTTCTCTGTTGTATTTGCTTGGGAAAAACCTGCGGATGGTTGGTAGTAAGTTGACGTAATACTTTAAACAGAGAATCATTTATTTGAACACTAAAAtagtttttgttgttttttaataaaatcattttataaaattagacttatttaaatattttttaagctACAAACTTAAATTCTGTATCAAAACTCCGAAACTCACCCTTTCAGCCATAGAAGACCTGAGCACATCTGGTTTCTGTCACATTAATCTAAAATCccattttctcaattttaaatttatttattatgttttaagaaaatatatgataaaatataatataatataataataaattaaatatctcAGTATAGTTGGAATTTCTTATTCTGCACCAGTATATGCATGATTATTTTTTGGGTTTTAGCATTAATGGAATCGATAGGGAAAATAGTTACATGTCAGTTCCAAGAAACAGTGATTTTTATCCCATTTCTTGGAATCCGTCGTCTTAAAAAATTGTTAAGTAAAAGGTTGAAAAACTttaggaatttaataattatacCGACAGGCAAAGAATATCAATAAAATCAAAAGAACACGTACAGAATCTGCtcaaataaaagaaataaatctTTCCCACCAAAAAAATATATGGAGCCTTTTCTAAAAAAAAGTTGATAAAATCaacaatgattttttttttaataaaatacaataatAATGAATGAATAAAGTGTACATTTTAATTACCTGCTTCCAGGAAACCATAAATGGCGGCTTGCTTGAGCACAAAGGCGTTGTAAATCAGTTAAGAGATGAAATATTTGCTTTCCCTTTTCATAGTTACAGTCAAAT
This sequence is a window from Primulina tabacum isolate GXHZ01 chromosome 17, ASM2559414v2, whole genome shotgun sequence. Protein-coding genes within it:
- the LOC142532075 gene encoding cytokinin hydroxylase-like encodes the protein MAMVVSVVIFIFLYIFLKAAYDTISCYWLTPKRIKKAMEKQGVYGPKPRFLVGNILDMTTLVAESTSKDMDSIHHDIVGRLLPHFIVWSKIHGKRFIYWNGIEPRMCLTEPELIKELLSKYSTISGKSWQQQQGSKHFIGRGLLMANGDDWYHQRHIVAPAFMGDKLKSYAGYMVECTTQMLKSLENAMETGQTEVEIGEYMTRLTADIISRTEFDCNYEKGKQIFHLLTDLQRLCAQASRHLWFPGSRFFPSKYNREIKSLKMEVETLLMEIIQSRKDCVEIGRSESYGNDLVGMLLSEMKKKRESNKFSLNLQLIMDECKTFFFAGHETTALLLTWTVMLLASNPLWQEKVREEVKQVCTNGGEPSVDQLSKLTLLGMVINESLRLYPPASVLPRMAFEDIKLGELFIPKGLSIWIPVLAIHHNEEIWGKDVNEFNPSRFASKSYSPGRHFIPFATGPRNCVGQSFALMEAKIILSMLISRFSFTLSENYRHAPIIVLTIKPKYGVQICLKPLN